The genomic region TCAATTTACATAAGTCAGCTCATGGTGAAAGTCAAGGAATACTATGTAAGTCATTTTAGAGCGGAGGATTTTATTGGTAGTTTTATTCCCAGTACTTTTAATATTTGCTATGCAGCTTTCTCTGGGGAATAGGGAGATGTCACTTGCTGCCTATGGTAAGAGTTTTATTAGTGGAGTTGAAACAAATGTTAAGATCACTCCATTTGCTTGCAGTTTGCAACCAAACAAGACGATAAAAGCTGGTAAAAGACTGATTGCTCAACCCTATATCTAACCCATCTCACAGATGGGATTTGATAAAACTTTCTCTAGAACGTACTCGTAAATTCAAATGTTGGCACAAGAAGAGTTGGTAGAATTTAAGAGCAGCTGTTGATAATATGTAAAACTTTCCTAACAGTATTTTCACTTGTGCCTAATCCTCTGGTACTAACTGTAGTctacatttttacattttgttcgAATGCTGGTTTTGTTGCTTCATTAgctccctttttctctttctcctttttttatcctgcctttgctgctgctttccatctTCTGTCCAGCTCCATCTTTCGACAACTCCCCGTATAGCACTCCACTTCCTGAATACTCCAGTTGCCAGCCTCCTTCAGCACCTCCTCCATCATATGCAAAAGCAGTCTCAGCGCCAATGGCCGAGGCCACACCGGAGTACGCTGTAGTGACTTCTGCACCACCGACCTCCACTCCCCCTACACCGCCTCTAAGGCACTCTGCATCGCGTTTTGCTACATCCCTAGGCTCGGCTTTCCACCCCGTTCTCCCCCATTACGCCACGGTTCCTCGGCCCGTGAACAAAAGCTCCCGGCCCCCTTCTCCCGTGGGCGCCGCGGCCACGTtgcctcccagcagcaggcCCGCGGCCTGGGCCGCGCCCAGCTTCGCGCCCCTGCCCCCGTCTCCTCCGGTCATGATCAGCAGCCCGCCGGGCAAAGCCGCCGGCCCCAGACCCGTCCTGCCCGTGGCGGCCTCCAACGCGGCGGCCCAAGCGTCCACGTCTTCTCCCACGGCTCCCAACGGGCTTCCCGAAAACTTGGCTTATCCGGTTCCTTCACCTTCTACCTCAGGTCCAACGCCGCCTCCGCCACCTCCTCCCCCCCCGCTGCCTTCCTTTCCGCCTCTGTCACTCTCTGGGCCTCaagcttctccttctcccaaCTCCCCGAATGCCTCGACTCCCTCATCCAAGCCTAGtgttctcccttctccctctgcagctACCCCTGCCTCTGTTGAGAACTCTCTAAACTCTGTGCTGGGAGACTCCTCTGCTTCTGAGCCAGTCTTGCAGGCAGCCTCTCAGCCGGTTGAAGCTCCGAGCCAGCAGGGTAAGGCTTTCTGTTATTGCTACTAATGCGCTAAGGGGCAGAGCCCTGACTGCCCCCAGGCATGAGCACGGTGCTTCCCAAGCTGCACTGATCCCAATGCCAAACACTGCTGGGGTAAGGGAAATGGAAGAGCTCTGGGCTTAGGAGCCACTGTTCTGTGGCCCGTTGTGAGTAAAGTCCTAATTTCTTAAGAACTCGTCTTTCAAGAACAGAGTTGGTCACATTCTTGCTTGGTAAACCCTGCACTGTTGGTTTATTTGGGAAGTGGTGTTACCACTTCATAGTTCATAGATCATCCATTTCCTAATGGCAGCCAACATAGAGGAGCACATGTGTGGCTTTGGACATGTAAATGACCTTTAGTGAGGTCATGGTTTATTTGGGAAGTGGTGTTACCACTTCATAGTTCATAGATCATCCATTTCCTAATGGCAGCCAACATAGAGGAGCACATGTGTGGCTTTGGACATGTAAATGACCTTTAGTGAGGTCATGGTTTATTTGGGAAGTGGTGTTACCACTTCATTAGTTCATAGATCATCCATTTCCTAATGGCAGCCAACATACAGGAGCACATGTGTGGCTTTGGACATGTAAGTGGCCTTCAGTGAGGAACAATTCATATTTAGAAAGTAACATGTGACACCTACAGCATTTCTTTCTGGGCAGTGGTTGTATTTTGTTCCATTGCTGTGTGCACATACATATGTACATGTGTATTTagatacagagagagagagacaggtctttctgcagtattttacCAGTGTAGCTAAGAAGACTTTGGACAAAAAGTTTGATTAAGAAGGTGACAGCCTTAAGGAGCACTCCACCAATATGatagaaatgcattttacatGGTAATACATGTTTTTGTTAGCCTGCTTTTGTACTGATTTAACAGATTTAGGTGGATTTAGTAGATGTAGGTCTTTGTACAGAACTCTGCAGTAGCTCCAAAGGTGTGGGCAGAAGGGCTCCTGGGGGATAAGGAGCTTGATACAAGCCCTGCAGAATGGACCCTGTTTATATCCTCCTGTCTGAAATGAAGGTCTGAACTGCTTTGGGATGGAGTGGAAATAGAATAAATGGCCTCACTTCTACTATGGAATAAAAGTGTGCACTTGGACAGTGAGTGATGCCAAGAGCGTTTAAAAGGCTTTTGAATTTCTGCAGTGGGTAGCAGAGCAGGAAACCAGGAAGGCTCATATGTGAAATTCCTGCCTTTAGAGATTAAGGTAGTTGTGCAGTATTTTTCCTGCCTCTTGGTGGTTTTGGTGAGACAGAGGTAGGATCTGTGGAGGTGTGGAGCTGTTGTCTACGTCAAGATTTCTTAAACTCttccaataataataataataatagtacaGTGATCATCAGAATATTCTTTTTTCAAAGTACACTTTGTATTTGGATAACAATGTGAATTTAATTAAGTAGAAGAATGATAGATAAAAAATAGAAGGGCTTCTTCCCATTAGCTTGAAATATGTCGGTCTTCTAACTCACTAATTACTGTTTGTATTAAATTGTAAAAGTTGATTgctggaattattttaaaggaaagattTACATACAGCTTAGAAATTAGCATTGGCACTGGACCAGTCCAGGGGCTCAGATGTTTGGGTGATGTGTCAGTGCTTGTTAATGCATTGAGGTACTGTTCAGCACCATGTGAGCACACCCTGTTGTTCTCCTGCTACGATGCTCATGCCTGACTTTACTCTCTGCCTGTTCCCTGGTGTAAAGCTGCTCTTGGttgcagcacagaacctgacTGGAGGGGTTTCATGTAAATGTCTCTGGAACTGTCTGATCTCTCACAGGAtactgtgtaatttttttagCTCATTATTTAAGAATGCTTCTCTCCTGCTGAAATTCAGTGTTTCCTTGCCCATTATCTTACCAGTTTTAATGTCTTGTACACTGAGCAAAAGAACCACCATTTCAATGGGAGCAAGACCTTTGTTTTCTAAATCCTTAAtgtcttctgtttgttttctctctgaCACTAGGTGTTGTCCAAGGACCACCtgcacctcctcctccacctcccctgccccctggcccagctcagtCTTCAGtagcagccccagctcctcctggccctccaccacctcctcccctgccaccttcggggccgcccccgccgccgccgccgcctcctccgcTGCCCAGCCAAGCCCCTCCCGTTCCCCTGCCCCCTCCGGCTCCCCCCCTGCCAGCCTCGGGCTTTTCAGCGGGATTCGTGGCCGAGGATAATCGCCCTCTAACTGGACTAGCAGCTGCACTCGCTGGAGCCAAACTTAGGAAAGTCTCAAGGGTAAATAGAACTCTGGTTTCTTTTTCACCTTCCTGTCCCCCCGCTTCTAAGCTTTGGTCAAGGTCAGCAGCAGGATCAAGGCATTTGGGGTAGGCTTGGTTCATGAAGGAAAAAGCATTACAGGATGTGCTCCCAGCCCATACCATCCTTTATGCACTTGTGCCTGTAGCATTCAcgttctctgaaaaaatcccttcacccaggatttctctcctgggaagctgagaagcctcagagaaaaggataAGAATGGATAAGAATGCTCTTCTCTCCTGctgaaattcagtattttcttgcCCAGTATCTTACCAGTTTTAATGTCTCATACCCTGAGCAAAAGAGCCACCATTTCAATGGAAGTAAGACCTTTGTttcattcacattctctgaaaaaaatcccttcacccaggatttttctcctgggaagctgaggagcctcagagaaaaggaaaacaattcttatctcatttgcttctcctgtgttgtgctcacatgtggaatgtgtttggagtcATTAGATTCTGGTGTGggttgttttgactctttggccaactggggccaagctgtgtcaagacTCTAGAAAGAGTCATaagttttcattatcatctttttagcattgagttaagtatcctttctgtattctttagtctagtatagtattctttattataatataatattataaagtaataaattagccttctgagaacatggagtcagattcatcattcctgcctttgtcgggacattcccagcaaatacaatatgTGCCTTTCTTGCACGTGAACTTTGCTGGTTCCATGAAGTCAGCTCTCATTCTGTTGGCACATCTGCTGTCTTTTTGTGTGCTCTGAAGGGTGAAGACTCCTCCAGTTcgagtggaggaggaggaggaggaggctctgCTTCATCCAAAACAGACGGTGGCCGTGGAAATGGACCCCTTCCCTTGGGAGGCAGTGGGTTGATGGAAGAAATGAGTGCCCTGCTGGCCAGGAGGTGaggagctgttcctgctctgctccagctgcttaGTCATCACACAGGTGGGATTTGGGCTTGCAGCTGGCTGAGGAtcagatggagagcagctcgAGGTTGCTTTGGGAAGCTGATCATGTTTCATGAATAGCCATTTTTATTTGAGTGTAATCCAGTACTTCTGTGTAAGCCTTTGTGCAGCAGTAAGGGAGTGCATGCAGACTTCAAATTGCACAGTTGCTTTGGCAGGAGGGCTTTGCCTTTGAAGGTGTTTTGAAAGTACTTCTTAAAACACTATTTTTCATGCGGCTGTGTAAGTCTTTAATTGCAGTAAACAACATTCTTCCATCTTAAAGCCATGATGAGCTTGGTAACTTTTGTCTCTGCTTACAGGAGAAGAATTGCTGAAAAGGGATCAACAGAACCAGAGCAGAAAGAAGATAAAGCTGTGAGTTGAGAAATTTTATCTGATTCACATTACTCAATACAAGGATTAGCAGAGAGATTCCAGTGGTGTACAAGggattatttatattttactgtataaaatataca from Molothrus ater isolate BHLD 08-10-18 breed brown headed cowbird chromosome 3, BPBGC_Mater_1.1, whole genome shotgun sequence harbors:
- the ENAH gene encoding protein enabled homolog isoform X1, whose product is MSEQSICQARAAVMVYDDANKKWVPAGGSTGFSRVHIYHHTGNNTFRVVGRKIQDHQVVINCAIPKGLKYNQATQTFHQWRDARQVYGLNFGSKEDANVFASAMMHALEVLNSQEAVFYLGPTLPRQNSQLPSQVQNGPSQEEMEIQRRQLQEQQRQKELERERLDRERMERERLERERLERERLERERLEQEQLERERQERERQERLERERQEKERQDRERLERLERERQERERQEQLEREQLEWERERRISNAAPSFDNSPYSTPLPEYSSCQPPSAPPPSYAKAVSAPMAEATPEYAVVTSAPPTSTPPTPPLRHSASRFATSLGSAFHPVLPHYATVPRPVNKSSRPPSPVGAAATLPPSSRPAAWAAPSFAPLPPSPPVMISSPPGKAAGPRPVLPVAASNAAAQASTSSPTAPNGLPENLAYPVPSPSTSGPTPPPPPPPPPLPSFPPLSLSGPQASPSPNSPNASTPSSKPSVLPSPSAATPASVENSLNSVLGDSSASEPVLQAASQPVEAPSQQGVVQGPPAPPPPPPLPPGPAQSSVAAPAPPGPPPPPPLPPSGPPPPPPPPPPLPSQAPPVPLPPPAPPLPASGFSAGFVAEDNRPLTGLAAALAGAKLRKVSRGEDSSSSSGGGGGGGSASSKTDGGRGNGPLPLGGSGLMEEMSALLARRRRIAEKGSTEPEQKEDKAEESESSSSKVSSTSTPELTRKPWERTNTVNGSKSPVISRPKSTPTGQPSANGVQSEGLDYDRLKQDILDEMRKELTKLKEELIDAIRQELSKSNTA
- the ENAH gene encoding protein enabled homolog isoform X2 encodes the protein MSEQSICQARAAVMVYDDANKKWVPAGGSTGFSRVHIYHHTGNNTFRVVGRKIQDHQVVINCAIPKGLKYNQATQTFHQWRDARQVYGLNFGSKEDANVFASAMMHALEVLNSQEAGPTLPRQNSQLPSQVQNGPSQEEMEIQRRQLQEQQRQKELERERLDRERMERERLERERLERERLERERLEQEQLERERQERERQERLERERQEKERQDRERLERLERERQERERQEQLEREQLEWERERRISNAAPSFDNSPYSTPLPEYSSCQPPSAPPPSYAKAVSAPMAEATPEYAVVTSAPPTSTPPTPPLRHSASRFATSLGSAFHPVLPHYATVPRPVNKSSRPPSPVGAAATLPPSSRPAAWAAPSFAPLPPSPPVMISSPPGKAAGPRPVLPVAASNAAAQASTSSPTAPNGLPENLAYPVPSPSTSGPTPPPPPPPPPLPSFPPLSLSGPQASPSPNSPNASTPSSKPSVLPSPSAATPASVENSLNSVLGDSSASEPVLQAASQPVEAPSQQGVVQGPPAPPPPPPLPPGPAQSSVAAPAPPGPPPPPPLPPSGPPPPPPPPPPLPSQAPPVPLPPPAPPLPASGFSAGFVAEDNRPLTGLAAALAGAKLRKVSRGEDSSSSSGGGGGGGSASSKTDGGRGNGPLPLGGSGLMEEMSALLARRRRIAEKGSTEPEQKEDKAEESESSSSKVSSTSTPELTRKPWERTNTVNGSKSPVISRPKSTPTGQPSANGVQSEGLDYDRLKQDILDEMRKELTKLKEELIDAIRQELSKSNTA